The Nocardioides panzhihuensis genome has a segment encoding these proteins:
- a CDS encoding SRPBCC family protein, translating into MTTITDLQATTTINATPAQVWAAITDLPRMASWSPQVVKTVVFGQVKEGTRFFNINRQGWKHWPTNAKVVRFTPHSDFAFRVAENTTIWSFQIEETAEGSLVTHRRETPNGISALSRSLTNAVLGGQEKFTEELRTGMATTLAKLKADLEG; encoded by the coding sequence ATGACGACGATCACAGATCTTCAGGCGACGACCACCATCAACGCGACGCCGGCCCAGGTGTGGGCCGCGATCACGGACCTGCCGCGGATGGCCTCGTGGAGCCCGCAGGTGGTGAAGACTGTCGTGTTCGGCCAGGTCAAGGAGGGGACGCGCTTCTTCAACATCAACCGCCAGGGCTGGAAGCACTGGCCGACCAACGCCAAGGTCGTACGTTTCACCCCTCACTCCGACTTCGCGTTCCGCGTCGCCGAGAACACGACGATCTGGTCCTTCCAGATCGAGGAGACCGCTGAAGGGTCCCTGGTCACCCACCGCCGCGAGACCCCGAACGGCATCTCCGCGCTCTCCCGCTCGCTGACGAATGCGGTGCTCGGCGGTCAGGAGAAGTTCACCGAGGAGCTGCGTACGGGCATGGCCACGACCTTGGCCAAACTCAAGGCTGACCTCGAAGGCTGA
- a CDS encoding CCA tRNA nucleotidyltransferase, with translation MSDSQLPPISVADVQRSVTAELDRIAPVIDSIGEAFARSGFELALVGGPVRDAMLGRPHNDLDFTTSARPEETEKILRTWGEGLWDMGRDFGTIGTRKGPWQVEVTTYRSEAYSADSRKPSVAYGTSLADDLVRRDFTVNAMAVRLAGPQGKERSVVDLYGGVVDLATRVLRTPGTPEASFSDDPLRMMRAARFAAQLGFTVAPEVVAAMKDMASRITIISAERVRDELVKLICAPYPRRGLSLLVETGLAELVLPELTALRMERDEHNRHKDVYEHTLTVLEQSIDLEARLGGGPDFVSRFAALMHDVGKPRTRKFHDDGTVSFHHHDVVGAKMTRKRMKALRFSNDEIEAVSSLVELHLRFHGYGDGEWTDSAVRRYVRDAGDQLERLHILTRADCTTRNRRKADRLARTYDALEARIERISEEEELAALRPALDGNQIMSLLDISPGREVGAAYKFLMDLRLDEGLLSEDEAAKRLLDWWSERG, from the coding sequence GTGTCCGACAGCCAGCTTCCCCCGATCAGCGTCGCCGATGTTCAGCGATCGGTGACAGCTGAACTGGACCGTATCGCACCGGTCATCGACTCCATAGGCGAGGCCTTCGCTCGTTCGGGCTTCGAGCTGGCTCTGGTCGGCGGCCCCGTCCGCGACGCGATGCTCGGACGCCCGCACAACGACCTCGACTTCACCACCTCGGCGCGCCCCGAGGAGACCGAGAAGATCCTGCGTACGTGGGGCGAGGGGCTGTGGGACATGGGCCGCGACTTCGGCACCATCGGCACCCGCAAGGGCCCGTGGCAGGTCGAGGTCACCACCTATCGCTCCGAGGCCTACTCGGCCGACTCCCGCAAGCCCTCGGTGGCTTACGGCACGTCTTTGGCCGACGATCTCGTACGCCGCGACTTCACCGTCAACGCGATGGCCGTCAGACTTGCCGGGCCCCAGGGCAAAGAGCGCAGCGTCGTCGACCTCTACGGCGGGGTGGTGGACCTGGCGACCCGCGTGCTTCGCACGCCGGGGACGCCGGAGGCGTCGTTCTCCGACGACCCGCTGCGGATGATGCGCGCCGCGCGATTCGCCGCGCAGCTCGGGTTCACGGTCGCTCCCGAGGTCGTCGCTGCGATGAAGGACATGGCGTCGCGGATCACGATCATCTCGGCCGAGCGGGTCCGCGACGAGCTGGTCAAGCTGATCTGTGCGCCTTACCCCCGCCGCGGGCTCTCGCTGCTCGTCGAGACCGGGCTGGCCGAGCTGGTGCTGCCCGAGCTGACCGCGCTGCGGATGGAGCGCGACGAGCACAACCGGCACAAGGACGTCTACGAGCACACCCTCACCGTGCTCGAGCAGTCCATCGACCTGGAGGCGCGTCTCGGCGGCGGACCCGACTTCGTGTCGCGCTTCGCGGCGCTGATGCACGACGTCGGCAAGCCGCGCACGCGCAAGTTCCACGACGACGGCACCGTCTCGTTCCACCACCACGATGTCGTCGGCGCCAAGATGACCCGCAAGCGGATGAAGGCACTGCGCTTCTCCAACGACGAGATCGAGGCGGTCTCCTCGCTCGTCGAGCTGCACCTGCGCTTCCACGGCTACGGCGACGGGGAGTGGACCGACTCGGCGGTGCGGCGCTACGTCCGCGACGCCGGCGACCAGCTCGAGCGGCTCCACATCCTGACCCGCGCCGACTGCACCACCCGAAACCGTCGCAAGGCCGACCGTCTGGCCCGCACCTACGACGCCCTCGAGGCCCGCATCGAGCGGATCTCCGAGGAGGAGGAGCTCGCCGCGCTCCGGCCCGCGCTCGACGGCAACCAGATCATGTCGCTGCTCGACATCTCTCCGGGACGCGAGGTCGGGGCGGCGTACAAGTTCCTGATGGACCTGCGCCTCGACGAGGGCCTCCTCTCCGAGGACGAGGCCGCCAAGCGGCTGCTGGACTGGTGGTCCGAGCGGGGCTGA
- a CDS encoding ABC transporter permease codes for MRTALARLVTGLAASTVEAWQELRIHRLRVLLSLVGVAVAVASITATVAAGQIAKQMFTESYEVDGRPAHISVMAYDDRTGMPLSVERVRPAFQTIVERFDVKYASARISAYDIKATAASSSKRVELMGVDPAYAAIHRVVVPQGRWLQASDEERLSPALVVDETFLKKLGLRGTQLPTSVDLKGQGMSVTATIIGVTSLRGYGTPRAFMLADSLEHWQTGAPTDASYEMWVPVEGADELASEINTAMRAELPGLQVDAQRDDYLAWGGEDPIGPIKWVIIGIAGIILLLGALSLLNIALVTIQQRIREIGIRRSFGATTGRVFFSVLMESVVATVVAGVVGVLLAVAAVKNPLVEKYVLQGIDDIPPFPLSAAFLGLAVALAVGALAGILPAMIAARVKIIDAIRF; via the coding sequence GTGAGGACGGCCCTGGCGCGCCTCGTCACTGGTCTGGCCGCCTCGACCGTCGAGGCGTGGCAGGAGTTGCGCATCCACCGGCTCCGGGTGCTGTTGTCGCTGGTCGGAGTGGCGGTGGCCGTCGCCTCCATCACCGCGACCGTCGCGGCCGGCCAGATCGCCAAGCAGATGTTCACCGAGTCCTACGAGGTCGACGGACGGCCGGCGCACATCTCGGTCATGGCCTACGACGACCGCACCGGCATGCCCCTCTCCGTCGAGCGGGTCAGGCCCGCGTTCCAGACAATCGTGGAGCGGTTCGACGTGAAGTACGCGTCGGCGAGGATCTCCGCCTACGACATCAAGGCGACCGCCGCGAGCAGCAGCAAGCGGGTCGAGCTGATGGGCGTCGACCCGGCGTACGCTGCCATCCACCGGGTCGTGGTGCCGCAGGGCCGCTGGCTGCAGGCGTCGGATGAGGAGCGCCTCTCGCCGGCGCTCGTGGTCGACGAGACCTTCCTGAAGAAGCTCGGTCTGCGGGGCACACAGCTGCCGACCTCTGTGGACCTGAAGGGCCAGGGGATGTCGGTGACCGCCACGATCATCGGCGTGACCAGCCTGCGGGGCTACGGCACGCCGCGTGCGTTCATGCTGGCCGACTCGCTCGAGCACTGGCAGACCGGAGCACCCACGGACGCCAGCTACGAGATGTGGGTGCCGGTCGAGGGCGCCGACGAGCTCGCCAGCGAGATCAACACGGCGATGCGCGCCGAGCTCCCGGGACTCCAGGTCGACGCTCAACGCGACGACTACCTGGCGTGGGGCGGTGAGGACCCGATCGGCCCGATCAAATGGGTGATCATCGGGATCGCCGGGATCATCCTGCTGCTCGGTGCCTTGAGCCTGCTCAACATCGCGCTGGTCACGATCCAGCAGCGGATCCGGGAGATCGGGATCCGGCGCAGCTTCGGGGCGACCACCGGGCGGGTGTTCTTCTCGGTGCTGATGGAGAGCGTCGTGGCCACCGTCGTCGCGGGCGTGGTCGGCGTGCTCCTGGCCGTGGCCGCCGTCAAGAACCCGTTGGTGGAGAAGTACGTCCTCCAGGGCATCGACGACATCCCGCCCTTCCCGCTCTCGGCGGCCTTCCTAGGTCTCGCCGTCGCGCTCGCCGTCGGCGCACTCGCCGGGATCCTCCCGGCGATGATCGCGGCGAGAGTCAAGATCATCGACGCGATCCGGTTCTAG
- a CDS encoding inositol-3-phosphate synthase encodes MGSVRVAIAGVGNCASSLVQGVEYYKDADPAGNVPGLMHVVFGDYHVSDVEFVAAFDVDDKKVGKDLSEAINASENNTIKIADVPFTGVEVQRGPTLDGLGKYYRQTISESGLDPVDVVSVLRENEVDVLVSYLPVGSEEADKFYAQCAIDAGVAFVNALPVFIASDPEWAAKFEAAGVPIVGDDIKSQVGATITHRVMAKLFEDRGVALDRTYQLNVGGNMDFKNMLERERLESKKVSKTQAVTSNLTGELADKIDSRNVHIGPSDYVQWLDDRKWAYVRLEGRAFGDVPLNLEYKLEVWDSPNSAGIIIDAVRAAKIAKDRGVGGPIIPASAYLMKSPPVQIEDTEGRVQLEAFIRGE; translated from the coding sequence ATGGGTTCGGTTCGTGTAGCAATCGCGGGAGTCGGCAACTGCGCCAGCTCCCTGGTCCAGGGTGTGGAGTACTACAAGGACGCCGACCCGGCGGGCAACGTCCCGGGCCTCATGCACGTCGTGTTCGGCGACTACCACGTCTCTGACGTCGAGTTCGTCGCCGCGTTCGACGTCGACGACAAGAAGGTCGGCAAGGATCTCTCCGAGGCGATCAACGCCTCCGAGAACAACACCATCAAGATCGCCGACGTGCCGTTCACCGGCGTCGAGGTGCAGCGTGGCCCCACGCTCGACGGTCTGGGCAAGTACTACCGCCAGACCATCTCCGAGTCCGGGCTCGACCCCGTCGACGTCGTCTCGGTCCTTCGCGAGAACGAGGTCGACGTCCTCGTCTCCTACCTTCCCGTCGGTTCGGAAGAGGCAGACAAGTTCTACGCGCAGTGCGCGATCGACGCGGGCGTGGCCTTCGTCAACGCGCTGCCGGTCTTCATCGCCTCCGACCCCGAGTGGGCCGCGAAGTTCGAAGCCGCCGGCGTCCCGATCGTCGGTGACGACATCAAGTCGCAGGTCGGTGCCACCATCACCCACCGCGTCATGGCCAAGCTGTTCGAAGACCGCGGCGTCGCGCTGGACCGTACGTACCAGCTCAATGTCGGCGGCAACATGGACTTCAAGAACATGCTCGAGCGTGAGCGCCTGGAGTCCAAGAAGGTCTCCAAGACGCAGGCCGTGACGTCGAACCTGACCGGCGAGCTGGCCGACAAGATCGACAGCCGCAACGTGCACATCGGTCCGTCCGACTACGTGCAGTGGCTCGACGACCGCAAGTGGGCATACGTCCGGCTCGAGGGCCGCGCGTTCGGTGACGTCCCGCTCAACCTGGAGTACAAGCTCGAGGTCTGGGACTCGCCCAACTCCGCGGGGATCATCATCGACGCGGTCCGTGCCGCCAAGATCGCCAAGGACCGCGGCGTCGGTGGCCCGATCATCCCGGCGTCGGCGTACCTCATGAAGAGCCCGCCGGTCCAGATCGAGGACACCGAGGGTCGCGTCCAGCTGGAGGCGTTCATCCGCGGCGAGTGA
- a CDS encoding efflux RND transporter periplasmic adaptor subunit → MSKTVVRRVLFKSFWAVIGLMVAASLFKLAFTGSTQNADGAPLTPTGQIPPEEVVVEKGTISNSLTVDGTIVIDKPVSATSSVTGVLAHRFAESGTKVEKGDKLFQVRAEEEPAEEADPVEESADEPGSVDDARGDGDRDDAPAEPSTPKPVYHWYTVVAPATGIVGNYAVDMLGEVAEDGVVVSIRPTTFHAVGAISPLDRYRLAGNPEKATVTIEGGPKPFACTDLRIGDAATETITSDVPEGEAMEGEAGGGEGESGAGARISCLVPRKVTVFDGLTMSMVIDAGKSDGDVVTIPVTAVTGLVRDGSVWVVGEDGTPTEQPVKLGVTDGKVVEVTSGLKPGDSVLRYVPGAKDSPEEMAGDMPEGEM, encoded by the coding sequence ATGTCGAAGACGGTGGTGCGCCGCGTACTTTTCAAGTCCTTCTGGGCCGTGATCGGGCTCATGGTCGCCGCCAGCCTCTTCAAGCTGGCCTTCACCGGCTCGACGCAGAATGCCGACGGGGCACCCTTGACGCCGACCGGGCAGATTCCTCCCGAGGAGGTCGTCGTCGAGAAGGGCACGATCTCCAACTCGCTCACCGTCGACGGCACCATCGTGATCGACAAGCCGGTCTCGGCCACCAGCTCGGTGACCGGCGTGCTGGCGCACAGGTTCGCCGAGAGCGGCACCAAGGTCGAGAAGGGCGACAAGCTCTTCCAGGTGCGCGCCGAGGAGGAGCCCGCCGAGGAGGCCGACCCCGTCGAGGAGTCCGCCGACGAGCCCGGGAGCGTGGATGACGCCCGAGGCGACGGTGATCGGGACGACGCCCCGGCCGAGCCGTCGACACCCAAGCCGGTCTATCACTGGTACACGGTCGTGGCCCCGGCCACGGGCATCGTCGGCAACTACGCAGTCGACATGCTCGGCGAGGTGGCCGAGGACGGGGTCGTCGTCTCGATCCGTCCCACGACCTTCCACGCCGTCGGCGCGATCTCGCCGCTGGACCGATACCGGCTGGCCGGCAACCCGGAGAAGGCGACCGTGACCATCGAGGGCGGCCCGAAGCCGTTCGCCTGCACCGATCTGCGCATCGGGGACGCGGCGACCGAGACGATCACCAGCGACGTGCCCGAGGGCGAGGCGATGGAGGGCGAGGCGGGCGGCGGCGAGGGCGAGTCCGGCGCCGGCGCCCGGATCAGCTGTCTGGTGCCGCGGAAGGTGACCGTCTTCGACGGTCTCACGATGTCCATGGTCATCGACGCGGGCAAGAGCGACGGGGACGTCGTCACCATCCCGGTCACCGCTGTCACCGGCTTGGTCCGGGACGGCAGCGTCTGGGTCGTCGGCGAGGACGGGACCCCGACCGAGCAGCCGGTCAAGCTCGGCGTCACCGACGGCAAGGTCGTCGAGGTCACCAGCGGGCTCAAGCCCGGTGACTCGGTGCTGCGATACGTCCCGGGCGCGAAGGACTCGCCCGAGGAGATGGCCGGCGACATGCCTGAGGGGGAGATGTGA
- a CDS encoding ABC transporter ATP-binding protein: MSSEELLRLTGVARTVELPDGEGLPILTSVDLQVRRGDHVGIVGRSGTGKSTLLNLLGLLDRPTGGTLEWAGRNVTDISGRQAARIRGRDVGFVFQQFNLLPGRTALENVMAPLLYASGREFWQRRRIAATMLDKVGLGDRLDAMPQFLSGGEQQRIAIARALVRTPSVVLADEPTGALDVETGAMVMKLLDQATYDSGAALITITHDQNVAALARRRFRLAEGRLHPLTEGAMA; encoded by the coding sequence GTGAGCTCCGAGGAGCTCCTGAGGCTCACCGGCGTGGCCCGCACGGTAGAGCTCCCCGACGGAGAGGGCCTGCCCATCCTGACCAGCGTCGATCTGCAGGTACGCCGCGGCGACCATGTCGGCATCGTCGGCCGCTCAGGCACCGGCAAGTCGACGCTGCTCAATCTGCTCGGTCTGCTGGACCGGCCGACCGGCGGAACCCTGGAGTGGGCGGGACGCAACGTCACCGACATCAGCGGTCGGCAGGCCGCCCGGATCCGCGGGCGTGACGTCGGGTTCGTCTTCCAGCAGTTCAACCTGCTGCCGGGGCGTACGGCGCTGGAGAACGTGATGGCCCCCCTCCTGTACGCCTCGGGCAGGGAGTTCTGGCAGCGGCGCCGGATCGCGGCGACGATGCTCGACAAGGTCGGTCTCGGCGATCGGCTCGACGCGATGCCGCAGTTCCTCTCGGGCGGCGAGCAGCAGCGCATCGCCATCGCCCGTGCCCTGGTCCGGACGCCGTCGGTGGTGCTGGCCGACGAGCCGACCGGGGCGCTCGACGTCGAGACGGGCGCGATGGTGATGAAGCTGCTCGACCAGGCGACCTACGACTCCGGCGCGGCGCTGATCACGATCACCCACGACCAGAACGTCGCCGCCCTTGCCCGGAGGCGGTTCCGGCTCGCCGAGGGACGGCTGCACCCCCTGACCGAGGGGGCGATGGCGTGA
- a CDS encoding helix-turn-helix domain-containing protein translates to MRPDNDSTADRTTPKVGGNGRGLILFGAVTVALISTAAAYVAMVGFGRDVLAMGTINAYAFAGVFELSLVTVALMAREAAQQDRPAQTLLTLTWLLSAASGFFAGWHEVHLGHAATAAAFRFIVPLLAALMWHLALVGDRHLAMERSWSELRTGARMHALLASRVEWRRARDTALRRRTASSRRKLERAQKRYWRAEAVALRSVAPGAMRDQITQWVDAFAAVAEGTRQADRLPITLPDVHEALRVPVVERLAAEHIPEHVPERITERITERITEQNTEQVPNDLADMPREVLPRENRTREMSSALATTDTRRRVSSRVSDAARTAADAAPGAGMAPQFSNGRTATKPDETDGPLLDRIPYPENIPDPEPEMDYPDTFPDEEEDLLSNLPSEPREAARILVRAGAPVSTVADRLQVSPSTVRRWVKAPA, encoded by the coding sequence ATGCGTCCCGACAACGACTCGACCGCTGACCGGACGACTCCGAAAGTCGGGGGTAACGGCCGCGGCCTCATCCTCTTCGGTGCCGTCACGGTCGCGCTGATCTCGACGGCGGCTGCGTACGTCGCCATGGTCGGCTTCGGGCGAGACGTGCTCGCCATGGGCACGATCAACGCCTACGCCTTCGCCGGTGTCTTCGAGCTCTCGCTGGTCACGGTGGCACTGATGGCCAGGGAGGCCGCCCAGCAGGATCGGCCCGCGCAGACCCTGCTGACCCTCACCTGGCTGCTGTCGGCGGCGTCCGGGTTCTTCGCCGGCTGGCACGAGGTCCACCTCGGTCACGCTGCCACCGCGGCGGCGTTCCGGTTCATCGTGCCGCTGCTGGCCGCGCTCATGTGGCACCTGGCGCTCGTCGGTGACCGCCACCTGGCCATGGAGCGGTCCTGGTCCGAGCTGCGGACGGGCGCACGGATGCACGCGCTGCTGGCGTCCCGGGTCGAGTGGCGGCGGGCTCGCGACACGGCGCTGCGGAGGCGTACGGCCTCGTCACGCCGGAAGCTGGAGCGCGCGCAGAAGCGCTACTGGCGCGCCGAGGCGGTCGCGCTGCGGTCGGTCGCCCCGGGCGCGATGCGTGACCAGATCACCCAGTGGGTCGACGCGTTCGCCGCGGTCGCCGAGGGCACCCGTCAGGCCGACCGGCTGCCGATCACCCTGCCCGACGTGCACGAGGCGCTCCGCGTGCCGGTGGTGGAGCGGCTCGCCGCCGAGCACATCCCTGAGCACGTCCCTGAACGCATCACCGAGCGCATCACCGAGCGCATCACCGAGCAGAACACCGAGCAGGTGCCGAACGACCTCGCCGACATGCCTCGCGAGGTCCTGCCGCGGGAGAACCGGACCCGCGAGATGTCCTCCGCACTCGCGACCACCGACACCCGCCGTCGGGTCTCCAGCCGCGTGAGCGATGCCGCGCGCACCGCTGCCGACGCCGCCCCTGGCGCCGGGATGGCTCCGCAGTTCAGCAACGGCCGGACCGCCACCAAGCCCGACGAGACCGACGGCCCCCTGCTCGACCGGATCCCGTACCCGGAGAACATCCCCGACCCCGAGCCGGAGATGGACTACCCGGACACCTTCCCCGACGAGGAGGAGGACCTGCTCAGCAACCTGCCCTCCGAACCCCGAGAGGCCGCGCGGATCCTGGTGCGCGCCGGCGCGCCGGTATCGACGGTGGCCGACAGACTGCAAGTTTCGCCCAGCACCGTCCGCCGCTGGGTCAAGGCGCCCGCCTGA